Proteins found in one Ascaphus truei isolate aAscTru1 unplaced genomic scaffold, aAscTru1.hap1 HAP1_SCAFFOLD_2067, whole genome shotgun sequence genomic segment:
- the WDR13 gene encoding LOW QUALITY PROTEIN: WD repeat-containing protein 13 (The sequence of the model RefSeq protein was modified relative to this genomic sequence to represent the inferred CDS: inserted 1 base in 1 codon): MALNVKAPPPCDVIMQPGCIELPAEQLPVLAVLLHWRESGSCRCSLFLVVREATGVCGMAAVWQQVLAVDARYNAYRTPAYPQFRTQYIRRRSQLLRENAKAGYEPLVRRHYLKVRSQLLAQRYGPLSEQSSFRAHSNSIRSSRTTLDRMEDLDEEPRSQASRGHRRSVSRGSYQLQAQMNRVAQEERAPGSVVPTPLAEASRAMAGDTTLSENYAFAGMYHIFDQHVDQAVPKVQFANDDKHLLACCSLDGTISVCQLVPTPPXVLQILRGHTHTVSDFAWSLSNDIIVSTSLDGSMRIWNTQDGRCIRHIPDPDSAQMLCCIFQPINNNLTVVSGNGKHNVHVMNISTGKKVKGGSSKLTGRVLSLSFDSAGRILWAGDDHGSIFSFLFDMATGELRPRPNEGDVG, encoded by the exons ATGGCACTCAATGTAAAGGCTCCGCCTccatgtgacgtcatcatgcaGCCTGGGTGTATAGAGCTTCCGGCAGAGCAG cttccagttcttgcagtgctgcttcactggagagagtcCGGCAGTTGCAG GTGTTCTCTGTTCCTGGTAGTTAGAGAGGCCACAGGTGTCTGTGGAATGGCTGCAGTGTGGCAGCAGGTATTGGCAGTGGACGCAAG GTACAACGCTTACCGCACGCCCGCGTACCCGCAGTTCCGCACACAGTACATCCGGCGGCGCAGCCAGCTCCTGCGGGAGAATGCAAAGGCCGGGTATGAGCCGCTTGTGCGGCGACATTACCTGAAAGTGCGCAGCCAGCTGCTGGCGCAGCGGTACGGGCCCCTGTCTGAGCAGAGCAGCTTCAGAGCTCACAGCAACAGTATCCGCAGCTCCCGCACCACGCTGGACCGCATGGAG GATTTGGATGAGGAGCCACGGTCCCAAGCATCACGAGGTCACAGACGTTCTGTCAGCCGTGGCTCCTACCAGCTGCAGGCGCAGATGAACCGTGTGGCacaggaggagag GGCCCCGGGCAGTGTGGTGCCCACGCCTCTGGCAGAGGCCAGCCGGGCAATGGCCGGAGACACCACTTTGAGTGAGAATTACGCCTTTGCCGGCATGTACCACATCTTCGACCAGCACGTGGACCAGGCCG tccccaaggtGCAGTTTGCTAATGATGACAAGCACCTCCTGGCCTGCTGCTCCCTGGATGGGACGATCTCCGTGTGCCAGCTCGTGCCCACCCCTC CCGTGCTGCAGATCCTGcgtgggcacacacacacagtcagcgaCTTTGCCTGGTCCCTCTCCAATGACATCATCGTGTCCACGTCGCTAGACGGCAGTATGCGCATCTGGAACACGCAGGACGGCCGCTGCATCCGCCACATCCCTGACCCCGACTCTGCCCAGATGTTGTGCTGCATCTTCCAGCCAATCAACAACAATCTGACCGTGGTAA GTGGGAATGGGAAGCACAATGTCCACGTCATGAACATCTCCACGGGTAAGAAGGTGAAGGGGGGCAGCAGCAAGCTGACCGGACGCGTGCTGTCGCTGTCCTTCGACTCCGCCGGCCGGATCTTGTGGGCAGGTGATGACCACGGCAGCATCTTCTCCTTCCTCTTCGACATGGCCACGGGTGAGCTGAGGCCACGGCCCAAtgagggagatgtgggg